GATGATAATATAGTTTATTTGAGCAATTACAGATATAAAAGTCCGAATGGTGATATTCAACCAACCAAAATTAGAATGGTTGAATATTTGAAAGGCCCGCCGAAAATTATCTTATTTATGACCGCAAATATGAAAACGATTATTGAGCTAGAAACTAAGATTTTAGCTACGAAATTTAATTTAGTTGAAACTAATAATAAAAATGGAGCTTTAAATAAAACTTATATAAATGGTAAATACCTTTACATTTATAGTAAGGCAGAAACAACTTCAGTTCTCCTCATAACGACTTCTAAAGAATATTTACAAGATAAAAAGACTAATTCCCATAATCCATCTTAAACTTACTCAAATCTGGCAAGTGTCTTTTCTGCCTACTTAACTCTAACTCATAAATCATTTTACCTAGGTTTTTCATAAAAGGATAACATACAGTTTCATATTCGTATTTGTTATCATTATAAATTCCATCCTCATTGCTTTGTACAACTGCGGTTAAAAAATACTCAACCTTGTTTTTAAAATCTACAAAGTAGGAGTTGTCTATAATGAAGCCATAACTATCTCCGTATTTGTTAAAAATTCTAATATTTGGGTCTATAACCGCCTCTTTTTCTCTTCCATAAAAAAGCATCTTCGCATAAGTTGGCCAAAATTCTTTCGGGTCATATTTTGGGAAATCACTTTCTGTTGGCAGTTTACTCATGTAAGTGTAAATGAGTTTATAATCTTCAGCCCTTAAGTTGAACCTTTCTTTAACAAGATAAGCTTCGGGCATTATTAAACGTTTCATTAAAGACTGTTGGTCAGCAATGGTAAAAACATTTTTATTGGCAAAGCTGTAAGGTTCGTTAACAAGCTTATCATTGCTATCCATATAACCTTTGCCTACAGTTAAATTGATTAGTTCTAGTGGATAATCTTTTGCGTCATATTGTTCAGCTTGATGGTAAACTAATTTATCCCCTTCATAAAAATCAATCGGATTGGTATGTCTGGCAGATTCACCGCCATCGCCTATGGCTAAACGATTTAAGATTCGGCTATCTGTCATTCCGTATTTTTTCAGCTTGGCGTTAATTTCAGCTCTGCCAATAAATTCAAATAATCTATTGTAAGCATCATTATCGCTGGTTAGCAATACTTTTTTAATATAATGAGCTAATGATGGTTTTCCATTTGCAGCGCTTTCGTCCTTCAAAACTTTCGTCTGACCTTTAAAACTGCTATCCGTAATCATAGTTAAGTTAGCAGTTAGTCCTTTAATCTTTAATTCATTTATCTTTTCTAAAGCGAAGATTACAGCCGCTAGTTTAACCGTACTTGCAGGATAAAAATATCGCTTTGTGTTAAGGTTATAGCTAAAGCTTTTGAAACTTGGTTTATTGTTTTTATCTCTTGTAACCTGAGTGTACATGATTTGCACTTCATTTTTATTAGGATGATTTAATATTCCAGAAAATAATTCAGGTTTACTTTCCATTAGTATTTTTAAAAATGTAGTATCTGTTTTTTGCGCCATCGCTTTGATGTTGATTAAGAGTAATAAACAAAGGGATAATTTTCTCATAATTTTTATAGCTAATATTTAAAGGTAATATCTATAATTTTTTATTCAGCATTAAAAAAGCTAATTTTGTGACACTAAAAAAAAGAAATGAAAAATATTTTCACCCCTAGAACATTGGTTTTGTTATTATTTATGCTGGTTATTATTGGCATAAGAGTAATTGCTCCACTTTCTCCTGACTTTAAATTGTTTGCTAATCTTTCAGCAATAGGTGCTGTTGCCATATTCGGAGGTGCATATTTCAAAAATAATTTGAATGCGTTTTTATTACCAGTAGCCGTGCTGTTATTGAGTGATTTAGGACTTTTCTTAACAATGGGCAAAGAATATGGCTTCTACGATGGATGGTACTATACCTATATTGCATTTATTTTAATGGTAACAGTAGGAAAACTGATGATTAAAAAAGTAAACGTTCAGAATGTTTTAGGTGCAAGCATTGCTGCTGTATTTGTTCATTGGATTGTTTCAGATTATGGCTATTTTCTTGCTCAAACAATCCATCCACAAACATTGGCAGGTTTTTGGGCTTGTTTAGTAGATGCCATTCCTTTTGAATTGAATTTCTTATACGGAACTTTGGTTTATTCGGCTATTATGTTTGGCGCATTTGAAATGTTAAAAGCAAAATACCCTGCTTTAAGTTTAAATAGAAATACTGCAATCCATTCTTAAGGATTAAAATAATAAAGTTAAAACCCTTTCGAATAATGTTCGGAAGGGTTTTTTGTTTAATTTAGAACATGAAACAACGATTAGTAGTTTTAACTGGGGCGGGTATTAGTGCAGAAAGCGGCTTAAAAACATTTAGAGATGCTGACGGACTCTGGGAAGGCTACAATGTAATGGATGTGGCAACTCCTGAAGCTTGGGATAGAAATCCTGCATTGGTGCAACAATTCTATAATGAACGAAGGAAACAGGTTTTAAATGCCAAGCCTAATGAGGCCCATTTAATGTTAGCAAAGCTGGAAGAACATTTTGATGTACAAATCATTACTCAAAACATAGACGACTTACATGAACGTGCTGGGTCGACTAACATTACGCATTTACATGGTATCATTACATTTGCGCAATCAGATAAAAATGCTTCGTTATTATACCCAATTCAAGGTGATGATATTAAAATGGGAGAGTTGTGTGAGCTTGGTTCACAACTACGACCTCATGTAGTTTGGTTTGGTGAGGCAGTGCCGATGATAGAATCTGCAGCCGCAATTTGTGAGGAAGCAAATCTGTTCATGCTGGTAGGTACTTCTTTAGCTGTTTATCCAGCGGCTGGTTTAATTGATTTTGTTCCCAAACAAGTTTCAAAATACATTGTCGACCCAAAAATTCCAGCAGTAAATCATTATCAAAATGTAATTAAGATTGAAAAGTCTGCAACTGCAGGAGTAAAAGAAGTAGCTAAAATATTAATCGAAAATGCCTAAACAACCAGCGGTATTTAATTGGAGCGGCGGCAAGGACAGTACTTTAGCGTTGCATTATGTTTTGCAAAACGATGATTTCTATATTCGCTATTTGCTAACTACCGTGAATGATGGCTTTAATAGAATCGCTATGCACGGCGTGAGGGAGGCTTTGTTGTTAGAACAGGTTAGTAGTTTAAAAATTCCTTTAGTTCAAGTACGTCTTCCTGAAATGCCTGATATGGAGATTTACGAACAAGAATTAAGGCAAGCTTTAAATAAGTTAAAATCTGAAGGAATTCATCATTCTATTTTTGGAGATATTTTTTTAGAGGATTTAAAGTTCTATAGAGAAACCCAATTAAGTAAAATCGGAATGCAAGCAGTTTTTCCTTTATGGAAAAGAGATAGTTTAGAGTTGGTTAAAGAATTTATTGCATTAGGGTATAAAACAATAGTTGTTTGTGCAAAAGAAGGTTTACAAGATTTTTGTGGAAGAATAATAGACGAATCTTTCTTAGATGATTTGCCACAAAACATTGACCCAGCTGGTGAAAATGGAGAATTCCATACCTTTGTTTTTGATCGACCAATTTTTAGCAAACCTATAGATTTTACACTAGGAGAGAAGCTGCGTAAAACTTTCCCAGACCCAAATCAGTCTGGTAATGAAATTGGCTATTGGTATATAGATTTAGTGCCCTACTAACAATTTACTGAATGTTTTTTCTAAAATTTATTCTGATTAAAATTATTGATTTTTTGATAAAACCTCTATAATATTTGGCGAATTTGTACTTCCAAATATTATATTGTTTGTTATTTTATTAGTTTAATTATCAATAAGTTATAGTTATTTAATTAAACTAATACTTATTTTAATAATTGTAGTTGTAGTCTTTATGTAGCTAAAGATCAAAATAAAATTTTGTTTAATATACGAAACTACTATATTACAGCAAGTTATCTATTTTATCTAAATAATTACTGTTGTCTTTGGTAAGCTGCAGAAAAATCGCTCCTCATTGTCTTAAATCTCTCAACAACGGTAGCTATAAATTCTTCATCAAGCATTTGAAAAATCTCATTCGCTCCTCCTCCTGTAAGTTCCAGCTCTGATATTTTATAGCTTTGTTCAAGCGGTCCTTGTTCAAACTTTACGATGTATTTTTGGTTCATGTTAAACAAGGTAATCTTGCATGCTGGATGTGGTAACTCTGCTATTGTTCTCATAATTTTTCTTTGAATTTCAAAGCTAAGTAATTTGTAAATAGTCATTGCACAATGTTGAATAGTTGGCGAATGTTAATTCTTATTGCTATTTTAGAGAAAAGAATTTTATGAACGCAGGCATCATCTTTATTTATGTATTAGTTGGCTTATGGTTAGCTTCCATCATTTGGGCGGTTAATGATATTGCTAAACATCCTTATAAAAAGAAAATTAAAAAACTGATTTGGACAAACATCGTTGTGGTTTTCCCTTTTGGTGGATTAATCGTCTATTATTTGATGGGTAGAAAAAACCTTAGTGAGGCTTAATTCTATCACCCATTTGTAAATCTCTTTAGAACTAGCTTAGTTAATTTTTGTTATGGTTAACTTTGTTTATCAAAATTATTCTAATGGCTGAAGATTTAACTATTGCCAAAACAGGCACCAAAGAAGAACAATACCAATCTCTTATTCCTCAAATTGAAGCTTTGCTTTATGGCGAAACTGATTTAATAGCAAATTTGGCTAATGTTTGCGCTGCATTAAAAGAGCAATTTAACTGGTTTTGGGTAGGCTTTTATTTAGTTAAAAACGATGAATTGGTATTAGGTCCGTTTCAAGGTCCCGTGGCTTGCACTAGAATTAAAATGGGAAAAGGTGTTTGTGGTACTTCTTGGCAAAAAGCAGAAACCATTATTGTTTCAGATGTTGATGAATTTCCTGGTCATATCGCCTGTGCTTCTGCATCAAAATCTGAAATCGTATTGCCGCTTTACAAGGGAGAAAACATTATCGGCGTTTTAGATGTTGATAGCGAATATCTTGCTCACTTTGATGAAGTTGATGGCAAATACCTCAACCAGATTATCAATCTATTAAATGCCTAAATTACCTTATTCTTTTTACCAACAAGAAGATGTGACCAGCTTAGCTGTTAAACTTTTAGGCAAGCAACTTTTCACATTAATTGATGGTCGACTGACAGGCGGAACAATTGTGGAAACGGAAGCCTACAATGGGATTATTGATAAGGCGTCTCACGCTTATAATGGCAGATTTACTCCTAGAACAGCAACAATGTATGAAGCTGGTGGCATTTCGTACGTTTACTTATGTTATGGCATCCACCACTTATTTAATGTGGTTACAAACACTAAAAACAATCCTCATGCTGTTTTAATACGCGGCATAGAACCTACTGAAGGTTTATCAACTATGTTAGATCGTAGAAATATGCAAAGTATAGCACCAAGAATAACGGCAGGACCAGGTGCACTT
The sequence above is drawn from the Pedobacter frigiditerrae genome and encodes:
- a CDS encoding PLDc N-terminal domain-containing protein, which translates into the protein MNAGIIFIYVLVGLWLASIIWAVNDIAKHPYKKKIKKLIWTNIVVVFPFGGLIVYYLMGRKNLSEA
- a CDS encoding DNA-3-methyladenine glycosylase — translated: MPKLPYSFYQQEDVTSLAVKLLGKQLFTLIDGRLTGGTIVETEAYNGIIDKASHAYNGRFTPRTATMYEAGGISYVYLCYGIHHLFNVVTNTKNNPHAVLIRGIEPTEGLSTMLDRRNMQSIAPRITAGPGALAKALGIDKNLNAKDLLGDEIWIEDNGIHFKPEYIITSPRVGVDYAEDHALLPWRFYIKGNKYVSKPNS
- a CDS encoding GAF domain-containing protein, which encodes MAEDLTIAKTGTKEEQYQSLIPQIEALLYGETDLIANLANVCAALKEQFNWFWVGFYLVKNDELVLGPFQGPVACTRIKMGKGVCGTSWQKAETIIVSDVDEFPGHIACASASKSEIVLPLYKGENIIGVLDVDSEYLAHFDEVDGKYLNQIINLLNA
- a CDS encoding SIR2 family NAD-dependent protein deacylase — its product is MKQRLVVLTGAGISAESGLKTFRDADGLWEGYNVMDVATPEAWDRNPALVQQFYNERRKQVLNAKPNEAHLMLAKLEEHFDVQIITQNIDDLHERAGSTNITHLHGIITFAQSDKNASLLYPIQGDDIKMGELCELGSQLRPHVVWFGEAVPMIESAAAICEEANLFMLVGTSLAVYPAAGLIDFVPKQVSKYIVDPKIPAVNHYQNVIKIEKSATAGVKEVAKILIENA
- a CDS encoding DUF6580 family putative transport protein encodes the protein MKNIFTPRTLVLLLFMLVIIGIRVIAPLSPDFKLFANLSAIGAVAIFGGAYFKNNLNAFLLPVAVLLLSDLGLFLTMGKEYGFYDGWYYTYIAFILMVTVGKLMIKKVNVQNVLGASIAAVFVHWIVSDYGYFLAQTIHPQTLAGFWACLVDAIPFELNFLYGTLVYSAIMFGAFEMLKAKYPALSLNRNTAIHS
- a CDS encoding serine hydrolase → MRKLSLCLLLLINIKAMAQKTDTTFLKILMESKPELFSGILNHPNKNEVQIMYTQVTRDKNNKPSFKSFSYNLNTKRYFYPASTVKLAAVIFALEKINELKIKGLTANLTMITDSSFKGQTKVLKDESAANGKPSLAHYIKKVLLTSDNDAYNRLFEFIGRAEINAKLKKYGMTDSRILNRLAIGDGGESARHTNPIDFYEGDKLVYHQAEQYDAKDYPLELINLTVGKGYMDSNDKLVNEPYSFANKNVFTIADQQSLMKRLIMPEAYLVKERFNLRAEDYKLIYTYMSKLPTESDFPKYDPKEFWPTYAKMLFYGREKEAVIDPNIRIFNKYGDSYGFIIDNSYFVDFKNKVEYFLTAVVQSNEDGIYNDNKYEYETVCYPFMKNLGKMIYELELSRQKRHLPDLSKFKMDYGN
- a CDS encoding diphthine--ammonia ligase, coding for MPKQPAVFNWSGGKDSTLALHYVLQNDDFYIRYLLTTVNDGFNRIAMHGVREALLLEQVSSLKIPLVQVRLPEMPDMEIYEQELRQALNKLKSEGIHHSIFGDIFLEDLKFYRETQLSKIGMQAVFPLWKRDSLELVKEFIALGYKTIVVCAKEGLQDFCGRIIDESFLDDLPQNIDPAGENGEFHTFVFDRPIFSKPIDFTLGEKLRKTFPDPNQSGNEIGYWYIDLVPY